A region from the Prevotella melaninogenica genome encodes:
- a CDS encoding IspD/TarI family cytidylyltransferase, which yields MNIAVIFAGGSGLRMHTKSRPKQFLDLNGKPIIIYTLELFDNHPNIDAIVVACIESWIPFLEKQLRKFEINKVVKIVPGGKSGQESIYKGLCAAEAYAQSQNINNENTTVLIHDGVRPLITEETITDNIKKVEEVGSCITCIPATETLIVKQADGSLEIPSRADSLIARAPQSFRLSDIISAHRRSLEEEKSDFIDSCTMMSHYGYKLGTIIGPMENIKITTPTDFFVLRAMVKVHEDQQIFGL from the coding sequence ATGAACATAGCAGTAATCTTTGCAGGCGGATCAGGACTAAGAATGCACACAAAGTCGCGTCCTAAGCAGTTTCTTGACCTTAATGGGAAACCTATCATCATCTATACCTTGGAGTTATTCGACAATCATCCGAACATAGATGCTATCGTTGTAGCGTGCATTGAGAGTTGGATTCCATTCCTTGAAAAGCAACTTCGCAAGTTTGAAATTAACAAAGTAGTAAAGATCGTTCCGGGAGGAAAGTCAGGACAGGAATCTATCTACAAAGGACTATGTGCTGCAGAGGCTTATGCTCAAAGTCAGAATATTAACAATGAGAACACAACAGTCCTCATCCATGATGGCGTTCGACCGCTTATCACAGAGGAGACGATTACGGATAACATCAAGAAAGTAGAAGAGGTTGGAAGTTGTATCACCTGCATTCCTGCAACAGAAACGCTTATTGTGAAGCAAGCAGATGGCTCATTAGAGATTCCATCACGTGCAGACTCACTCATTGCACGTGCCCCACAAAGTTTTCGCTTATCGGATATTATCAGTGCACATCGACGCTCCTTAGAGGAAGAAAAATCCGATTTCATCGACTCTTGTACGATGATGAGCCATTATGGTTATAAACTTGGGACCATCATTGGACCAATGGAAAACATTAAGATTACAACCCCAACGGACTTCTTTGTATTACGTGCTATGGTAAAGGTACACGAAGATCAGCAAATATTTGGTTTATAA
- a CDS encoding LicD family protein, whose product MIETFNTGETQESLRQEYNPDGSVLRKAQLRLLDMAIYLQEAAKKIGIPCRLDGGNVLGAVRHGGFIPWDDDIDMVVSHKDFKRLCDYLKAHPHPQYVLQDNDTDPGFYKEWACLRDLKSENRSHESQGSIDRRIHEAQKYRGLHVDIFPYEGNMIPWLQRFAAKLSVNVNAKLAGQHPHLAQTSYNLLHNIVFPTFRFFGKIFGKPDLWMHSYGAWFYEQHPRRCMIPHKDIVFEGYTFEGPADVDEFCRIAYGNYMNLPPRDKRDRHKVDVVFK is encoded by the coding sequence ATGATTGAAACTTTCAATACAGGAGAGACACAAGAAAGTCTCCGACAGGAATATAACCCAGACGGTTCTGTGCTCAGAAAAGCACAGTTGAGACTGCTTGACATGGCTATCTACCTGCAGGAGGCTGCTAAAAAGATAGGCATTCCCTGCCGTCTTGATGGCGGTAATGTGTTAGGAGCTGTACGTCATGGGGGCTTTATTCCTTGGGATGATGACATAGATATGGTAGTTAGCCATAAGGATTTCAAACGCTTATGCGACTATCTGAAAGCACATCCTCACCCACAATATGTGTTACAAGACAATGATACCGACCCTGGCTTCTATAAAGAGTGGGCATGTTTACGCGATTTGAAAAGTGAAAACCGTAGCCACGAAAGCCAAGGCAGTATTGACCGAAGAATACACGAAGCACAGAAATACAGAGGTCTACATGTTGACATCTTTCCATACGAGGGTAATATGATTCCTTGGCTACAACGTTTTGCTGCAAAACTATCGGTGAATGTGAATGCAAAATTAGCAGGTCAGCACCCCCATTTAGCACAGACGAGCTATAACCTTTTGCACAACATCGTCTTTCCTACGTTCCGCTTTTTCGGCAAAATCTTTGGAAAGCCAGACCTCTGGATGCACTCATATGGTGCTTGGTTCTATGAACAGCACCCACGTCGCTGTATGATACCACACAAAGATATCGTTTTTGAGGGCTATACTTTTGAAGGTCCTGCAGACGTTGATGAGTTCTGTCGCATCGCCTACGGGAACTATATGAACCTACCTCCAAGGGATAAGCGTGACAGACATAAGGTAGATGTCGTCTTTAAGTAG
- a CDS encoding lipopolysaccharide biosynthesis protein → MEKETLKEKTAKGLFWGALNNGTMQLLNIVIGIFLARLLTPADYGLVGMLAVFTAIAGALQESGFTAALANMERPTDNDYNSVFWFSAIMGWISYTTLFFSAPLIAAFFHHPELISLSRFVFASLLFSSLGTAPAAYLFKNMMVKETALLRITCLFISGVVGIILALKGYAYWSLAWQQVLYISLTSLWRFFIIPWRPSFRIDFTPVKKMFSFSYKILVTTIVNTISQNILTFIFGRLYSAKVVGNFSQAFKWDTMASTFVSGTVSQVAQPVLVEVNKDPERQVNVFRKMLRFTAFLVFPAMFGLAMISHEFIILLISDKWIESIPLLRILCISGAFLPFYTMYQNLIISRGKSVVYMWCTVALIIAQIGFVIICYREGVVFMVSVYTLVTVLWLFVWQFFAGKETGLRLFDVLKDISPYLLASVAVMVVVYFATSFIHNLLLLLIVRILIAAVLYFFIMKWAGSQILVECMNYLRRRKQ, encoded by the coding sequence ATGGAAAAAGAAACACTCAAGGAGAAAACAGCCAAAGGACTCTTTTGGGGTGCATTGAACAATGGTACAATGCAGCTGTTGAATATTGTCATTGGAATATTTTTGGCACGTTTACTCACACCAGCCGACTATGGATTGGTGGGAATGTTGGCTGTGTTTACAGCGATTGCGGGTGCCTTGCAGGAAAGTGGATTTACTGCAGCACTTGCCAATATGGAGCGTCCAACGGATAATGATTATAACTCTGTCTTTTGGTTTAGTGCTATAATGGGTTGGATTTCATATACAACCCTCTTCTTTTCAGCTCCTTTGATTGCAGCTTTCTTTCATCATCCAGAGCTTATCAGTCTATCCCGTTTCGTCTTTGCATCATTGCTCTTTTCGTCATTAGGTACGGCTCCTGCAGCTTATCTTTTCAAAAATATGATGGTTAAAGAGACTGCTTTGCTGCGCATCACATGCCTTTTTATTTCGGGTGTGGTAGGAATTATCTTAGCATTAAAGGGTTATGCTTATTGGAGTTTGGCTTGGCAGCAAGTGCTTTATATCAGTCTTACGAGTCTGTGGCGTTTCTTTATTATTCCTTGGCGACCCTCTTTTCGCATCGACTTTACCCCTGTAAAGAAGATGTTTTCCTTTAGTTATAAGATTCTTGTGACGACGATTGTCAATACAATTAGTCAGAATATTCTAACCTTTATCTTCGGTCGTTTATATTCTGCAAAGGTAGTGGGAAACTTCTCTCAAGCCTTCAAGTGGGATACGATGGCAAGCACCTTTGTGTCTGGAACGGTGTCGCAGGTAGCGCAACCAGTGCTTGTTGAGGTGAATAAAGACCCAGAAAGGCAGGTGAATGTGTTCCGTAAGATGCTTCGTTTTACGGCATTCTTAGTCTTTCCAGCTATGTTCGGATTGGCGATGATATCGCACGAATTTATCATTCTTCTTATATCAGATAAATGGATAGAGAGCATTCCTTTGCTACGAATCCTCTGTATTAGCGGTGCTTTTTTACCATTTTATACGATGTATCAGAACCTTATCATTAGTCGTGGAAAGTCTGTTGTCTATATGTGGTGTACAGTAGCTTTGATTATCGCACAGATTGGTTTTGTTATTATCTGTTATCGAGAAGGAGTCGTCTTTATGGTTAGCGTATATACTCTTGTGACCGTCTTGTGGCTCTTTGTATGGCAATTCTTTGCAGGAAAGGAAACGGGGTTGCGCCTTTTTGATGTTCTGAAGGATATTAGTCCTTACCTTTTAGCTTCAGTAGCTGTGATGGTTGTTGTTTATTTCGCAACCTCTTTTATTCATAACCTCCTTTTACTGTTGATAGTAAGAATCCTTATCGCGGCTGTTCTTTACTTCTTTATCATGAAGTGGGCAGGCTCACAAATACTCGTGGAATGTATGAATTATCTGCGTCGCCGTAAGCAATAG
- a CDS encoding serine acetyltransferase, giving the protein MNPFVQGVILTVSSLRLIPHILLYKLYSEQIDDDLLQVQDRKRGVRNFVKVMTRERTFRNLFYYRIGEYMATPIKWLCPGERTLNIWCPSIGKGAHFEHNYATYLNAESIGKNFYCLQLVTLGTGHHEGQEGRPVIGDNVKIMTGATVFGPIRIGNNVTIGAGAVVFKDVPDGCTVVGNPARIVK; this is encoded by the coding sequence ATGAACCCATTTGTTCAAGGTGTAATACTTACCGTCTCCTCGCTGAGATTGATACCACATATCCTACTGTACAAGTTGTATAGTGAGCAGATTGATGATGATCTCCTACAAGTGCAGGACCGAAAGCGAGGCGTGCGTAACTTTGTGAAGGTCATGACGCGCGAGCGTACCTTCCGTAATCTTTTCTATTATAGGATAGGTGAATACATGGCAACGCCTATTAAATGGCTGTGTCCGGGTGAACGAACACTGAATATTTGGTGCCCTTCTATTGGCAAAGGCGCTCACTTTGAACATAACTATGCGACCTATCTGAATGCTGAAAGTATTGGTAAGAACTTCTATTGTCTTCAATTAGTAACCTTAGGAACAGGGCATCATGAAGGACAAGAAGGTCGCCCTGTCATTGGCGATAATGTGAAGATAATGACAGGAGCAACGGTCTTCGGACCTATTCGCATTGGTAACAATGTGACGATAGGGGCAGGAGCCGTAGTCTTTAAGGATGTACCTGACGGCTGTACCGTTGTCGGTAACCCTGCAAGAATAGTAAAATAG
- a CDS encoding glycosyltransferase family 2 protein has product MEYPKITVVTPSYNQGQFIEATIQSVIGQQYPNLEYLVCDGGSTDETVEILKRYSDKITWWCSEKDKGQSDAINKGMRRATGDIVCWINSDDVLLPGTLHTVAKFYHDHPDTDFANGYTVEIDKEGKIINFTHIVMNHFFFRHGCYNISQPGMFWKREIFDRIGYIDESFHAKMDVEWLIRVYEAGLKVRRINRNLGAIRIYPDTKTAQGGSIWIRDTDALREMYHGKYLPENGKLYRPFFKLYKILDGCMFRNAMRKWQYCGKPVTAYKENL; this is encoded by the coding sequence ATGGAATACCCAAAGATAACAGTTGTAACACCATCCTACAATCAAGGACAGTTCATCGAAGCAACGATACAATCAGTAATCGGACAGCAATATCCTAACTTGGAGTATCTTGTTTGTGATGGTGGTTCTACCGATGAAACCGTGGAAATATTGAAGAGGTACTCTGATAAGATTACATGGTGGTGTAGTGAGAAGGACAAGGGACAAAGCGATGCTATCAATAAAGGTATGCGTAGGGCAACGGGTGATATTGTCTGCTGGATAAATAGTGATGATGTACTACTTCCAGGAACATTACATACCGTCGCAAAGTTCTATCATGACCATCCTGATACGGACTTTGCCAATGGCTATACGGTCGAAATAGACAAGGAAGGAAAGATTATCAACTTTACGCATATCGTAATGAATCACTTCTTCTTCCGCCATGGTTGCTATAATATATCGCAACCGGGAATGTTCTGGAAACGTGAGATATTCGATAGAATCGGCTATATTGATGAGTCTTTCCATGCTAAGATGGATGTGGAATGGCTGATAAGAGTTTATGAAGCAGGACTAAAAGTAAGACGTATTAACCGCAACCTCGGTGCTATTCGTATCTATCCTGATACCAAGACGGCACAGGGAGGAAGCATTTGGATACGAGATACGGACGCACTTCGTGAGATGTATCATGGTAAGTATTTACCTGAAAATGGCAAGTTATACCGTCCTTTCTTCAAACTCTACAAGATTTTAGATGGTTGTATGTTCCGTAATGCCATGAGGAAATGGCAATATTGTGGGAAACCTGTAACGGCTTATAAAGAGAATCTTTAA
- a CDS encoding DUF6080 domain-containing protein, whose protein sequence is MRNIFAIKRDERQLCLTAFLAFAALNWLMIAYNYGLFTRGGNLGFWGLFFDHYTVSGFDNLSYMTMSRWKIYYQLYRHPLLPTFFYPFYLLNHWLMDLTGRNYAIFIEAFLNVLAATYSCLFIYRIFTEVQKLRKKDALLLTVFFFSFASILLTSFVPDHFVFSLFFLTMTLYLAGRAMKREKGRMKAWQTMLLSFFATGITFTNIAKIGLADLFVNDKRTFRIKHILVSFILPLGALFAIYAYQQSTFVEPDAKLQARVKEKKLKKDQKFAAKYEKQHEFMKSRTGTQVANNRFFEWTDLSSSRTDAIIENLFGESIQLHQEHVLEDVNKSRPIIVRYSCVLNYIAEGLIILLFLGGIIAGRKDKFLQLCMAWFATDIFLHIILGFGIIEVYIMGAHWLFVIPIAITYLFKCIKRRRVLIGARLLIATMSLALMVYNLSLIIPYMLRGFVAPH, encoded by the coding sequence ATGCGAAATATCTTTGCTATAAAACGAGATGAAAGACAGCTATGCCTGACAGCATTCTTAGCTTTTGCGGCACTAAACTGGCTTATGATAGCCTATAACTATGGTTTGTTTACCAGAGGAGGTAACCTTGGTTTCTGGGGATTATTCTTCGACCATTACACCGTTTCGGGCTTTGATAACCTTTCCTATATGACAATGTCACGATGGAAGATTTATTATCAGCTCTATCGTCATCCCTTGCTACCAACATTTTTCTATCCCTTCTATCTCCTCAACCACTGGCTAATGGATCTTACAGGTAGGAATTATGCCATATTCATCGAGGCTTTCTTGAATGTGCTCGCCGCCACCTACAGTTGTCTTTTCATCTATCGTATCTTTACAGAAGTGCAAAAGTTAAGAAAGAAAGATGCTCTATTACTGACGGTTTTCTTCTTTTCTTTCGCCTCCATCCTCCTGACATCGTTTGTACCCGACCATTTCGTCTTCTCTCTTTTCTTCCTAACGATGACGCTATACCTTGCAGGAAGAGCGATGAAACGAGAGAAAGGACGCATGAAAGCATGGCAGACGATGCTTTTATCCTTCTTTGCAACAGGTATTACTTTTACTAACATCGCAAAGATTGGTTTAGCAGATTTATTTGTCAATGACAAGCGTACCTTCCGTATTAAGCACATCCTTGTAAGTTTTATCCTCCCTCTTGGCGCATTGTTCGCTATCTATGCGTACCAACAGTCAACCTTCGTTGAGCCAGATGCCAAACTACAAGCAAGGGTAAAGGAAAAGAAATTAAAGAAAGATCAGAAGTTTGCAGCCAAGTATGAGAAGCAACATGAATTTATGAAGAGCCGTACTGGAACGCAAGTGGCAAACAACAGATTTTTTGAATGGACCGACTTATCAAGTTCGAGAACTGATGCTATCATAGAGAACCTCTTCGGAGAAAGCATACAACTTCACCAAGAACATGTATTAGAGGATGTAAATAAGTCACGTCCAATCATCGTCAGATATAGTTGTGTACTCAATTACATAGCCGAAGGATTGATAATACTTTTATTTTTAGGCGGAATCATCGCAGGTAGAAAGGATAAATTCCTACAATTATGTATGGCTTGGTTTGCCACAGACATCTTCTTACATATCATTCTTGGCTTCGGTATTATCGAGGTTTATATCATGGGTGCACACTGGTTGTTCGTTATTCCAATAGCAATTACTTACTTATTTAAGTGCATCAAACGAAGACGTGTGCTGATAGGTGCAAGACTACTTATCGCCACAATGAGCCTTGCTTTAATGGTATATAACCTTAGCCTCATCATTCCTTATATGTTACGAGGCTTTGTTGCACCACATTGA